One Triticum dicoccoides isolate Atlit2015 ecotype Zavitan chromosome 3B, WEW_v2.0, whole genome shotgun sequence genomic window, GTCTGCGTGAAAGCCCAGCATCCAGCCCTTCACTTTCTTTGACATAGGCCCATAGGCTGGGGCCCCTGGTTTTGGGggggccggggcggccgccccctctGCCCCTCCCCAGGGCGTCGACGCGCCCCGACGACATGGTGTGCGTCCCGTTCTTCTTCGGGCTCCGAGAGATCTCGGGGCTGCGGCAGTGGGCACCACCCCACATGCGCGACGACTTCTCCCGGTTCGAGCTCGTGGCCGCCTCTATGTGGCGCAGCAGCACAGCCGTGCTTGGCTACACAACCGACAAGGAGGTGCGCCTGTCTTTCATCATCAACGTTCGCGGCCGTGCCGGCACCCCTCTCCCGGAAGGCTTCTACGGGAACGCGTTCGCGTACTCCACCGCGGCGACCACCGCCGGGGAGCTCTGCGGCGGGGGCCTCGGGCACACGCTGGAGCTGGTGAAGAAGGCCAAGTCAGTAGTGACATACGACTACCTGCTGTCGGTGGCGGACCTGATGGTGCTCATGGGGCGGCCGTTGTTCGCCTGTCGCGAATGTACATCATGTCGGACGTGAGCCACGCCGGGTTCAAGAGCGTGGACTTCGGGTGGGGGGAGGCCGTGTACGGTGGCCCTGCCAAGGGAGGCGAAGGACCGATCCCCGGCGTCGCCAACTACTTCTTGTGGTCGAAGAATGGCAAGGGGGAGGAGGGCACCCTGGTGCCCATCTCCCTGCCCAAGAACGTCATGGAGAGGTTCCAGCTCGAGGTGGCAGGCCTAACGGCCGAGCTCTAGCGGAGCTTTACGTGACAACCCCAAAATAAATGTGTGTGTCATCtaaaaaatgttcacacatttTTTTAAATGTACGTGACATTTTTAAAACTTAAAAAAAATTATGGAGAAAAACTGTTACAAAATGCTCATGTAATTCAAACAAAATGGTGTGTACCATTCAAAAATATATATATTACATTTCATAAAATGTCCGCACATTTCAAAGAAAATGTTTTGACATTTGATAAAAAATATACAATATAAAATAAATGTCACAGTTTTAAAATATATTTCATGTCATAAAAAATGCTTCAACGTGTATTTGAAATATTTAACACATATTGGAAAAGGAATATTAAAACATGTATATGAAACAGTTTTAATTatatatttaaaaatgttaaaaataTATCAAAACATCATTTAGAtgtatatacaaaaaatgtacaatgcgTATGGAAAAAAAtaaacatcaaaacatatatttgaaaaaattaaccatatatatatatgattgttAAGCATATATCAAAAAATGTTTTAGATGGATAAAAAAATGTACAATTTGTCTGAAAAAAAACAGGCATCAAAACATTTATTTGcaaaaaatgttaaccatgtatttaaaaaatgttaaacgtgtaagaAAAGCAAAGAAAGCAGATGCAAACAGTGAAAAACGGATTAAAAAACCCGTTGAAAACCGACACCAAAaaccaaaaaaagaaggaagaatgtCTACAAAAATACAAGAAAAGAGAATTAAAAGCCAATGAAAACCATAATACTGACAAAACTCTGTAAAAATCGATGGAACCATTAAATAAAAAcatagaaaaagaaacaaaaagaaaaaccgGTAAAAATTTGACATGTCCAGCCAGTTAAACagtaaagaagaagaaaaaccgGACCCGAGCAGTGACCCAAGCGAGTGAACGTGCTGAGAACCTGATTTCCGAGACGGGCCATACGCAAGGACGCCAGAGGCGCGATGTAATAGGAATCGGTATAGGCGATATATAGTTGTCGTTTTCTTTCCTACTTTTTTTTGTCCGTGCAACAAGTCGTCGAGGAATCGCATAGATCACTCGCTCCTGAACTGTCCCAACTAGGCAAAAGCGAGTGAACGTGCTGAGAACCTGATTTCCAGGCCGGGCCAAACTCACGGACGCCAAAGGCACGATGTAATAGGAATCGGGACGGGCGATATATAGTTGTCATGGTATTTCCTACTTTTTTTTTGTCTATGCAACAAGTTGTCGAGGAATTGCATAGAGCGCTCGCTTGTGAACAGTCCCAACTAGGCGAATCGCTACCTAGTTCGGGCAGGTGGCGTATGTTCTTGCTATCGACCCAGCTGCACCATCACACCATTAAATTGATGCTTCAAGCGTGATCAAGGAGGCGTGAAACTCCAAAGAAGCCAACAAACAATAGGGTTAGCGCCAACAATGGTATATCAGCGAGCTCCAGTCCGGAAGCTCGACCAGACGCAATTAGAGCCCTATGTTGAAACTATCACAATCTGGCAACATTGCGACAATCGAGGAGTTTCGTGAACTTGTGAAGCACGTTCCCTTGCGGTTCTTTGTGACGTCAAAACTCAAATACAAAAGACAGACTGAGGCTCTAGCCTCGAGTTTAGCTTTTCGTAAAGCCTTTGATGTAAgcaattttttgataaataagGATGTCTTTATTGACACATAATGAAGCATCAAGTGAATACAAACACAATAAACAAACACTTGGTCTTTGATGCGTGGCAAGCAGCAAGCTCAGCTAATTCGGCTAGGGAGTTGCAACATAAGCTTCTTTCACTGTATGGTACGATCGAAAGGTGGGACTAGCAAACTTTCGACCACATCTGAAAGGAGATACATGATTTGATGCACAAGTTGACAAAGGGCGTGTTCTTGCATTGCATACATGTCTCAGTTGGGCCTGATTGaggaaaaacaagggaaaaaaatcATCATCTGCACATTGTTTGGTTGCGCATCTAGGTTTCTTGCATTAAGGGATCATTGTGGCATGACGTTTGGTGTCCTGCATTGGCTCGGCTCATGCAACTGCACGGTATTCGTCTCTCTATCTCCTAATTTTCTACCAACGGTCTGAaacaattgttgttgttgttgttgttctgaaaCAATGCGCATTGGCATATTTCAAGTACTGGGACTTTCCAGGGGCATGTTTCAAAATTAGAGAATAATAATGGCATTTCTCAAAACCAAAAACTTTGTAATGGCAGATATCAAATTCATCAACACTCTACATGACCCGCCGAAGCCGGTGTATGCAACGGGTACTAAAGAGATCAAGGAACGGAGCAATCAGCTTCCATCTGGAAAGCATGAAGTGAACATGGAGACAAACAGAGTCGCTCGGAGCTCTGTTCCGAAGGagctttttttttcgaaacggacttCCGTAGTAGTGTTTGGTTAGTTTTTTTAATTCATTGGAGACAACAGTTATTCATGTTTGGTTAGCTAGTCCGCTTGAAGGCGTAGGAATCCCCGCTATTTAAAATTCTGATGAATAACCGATATTCATGTTTGGGTGTTTACCCCTGCTTTTGTATACTTTTTTTTGGAAAAGCCTATGCCCTTTGCGACCCAATGAGCTCCTACCATCAGGCGCTCTAGAATCTACATGCCTGATTGTTCGATATCCTTCCACCATGACATTGTTCAGATGCATACGAGCTTTTGCTCGAGCGCCGAATCCAGACCAGCAATTAGCCCGAGCCCCTGGTGTGATGCGAGCGCAGCCATGCCCCACCATGGTCAAGAGAGATCATCAGCCTGGCCGGCCCATGGCGTGACTTAGCAGTACGCTGGTGCCAACCGAGAGTCACTGGTGTATGTGAGTTGTTTGTGTGCGTGCGTATGACCAGTGAGTCAGGAGAGGTGTTCGGCTACATAAGCCTGAAATTGTAACTGAAAAAGCAAGTCTGAACCGAGGAACGAAACCCTGGATTCTCCTCCACTCCTCTCTCGTTttctcttctgcttcttcctcacgTCGGCTATCTATCATACCGGCAAGGGGGCGGTTACACCGCGGCGTAGCAGCATTGCGTGACCACCCAGTATGCGTTACCACTTACCAGCACGTTGAGGTGTTCCATGAGGTCTCCAGACATCATGGAAATGAGGCGATGCTTTGGTACCTTTCTCAGGCAAACCTGGACTTTGAGTTCGTTGCGGCATTCCTTTTCCTTTGCAGAACCCCTCGGTGCTGCGACAGTTCCCTCAGTTCGGCGAGAGAGCAGCGGGGGCACTGCAAATTGCACTGTACATGTTCGGTACGCAGAAGAGCTTCCCGATTGATACGGAGCAGTTGCCGCATGCATCATTTTGGATGATAACCATCACCTGGTCCTTCCTAGTTCTTTCGAAGTTAATGCTCCCAGATGATTCCTTCTACAGATGGAATGATTCTGTACCTGCGGAGAGACTGGTGGAGGTAAGCTTCTTCTAGGATGGTGCAGCCATAGTAGGACAAAGTGGAAAGTCCTAATGAAGGGCAGGATTTCTGGTTTCACTTGGTCAGGTATCATCTGCCTCGAGTCTTCAGATGCACCGCACAACCAATACTTAAAAGAAGGAAGAGATGACACTAGATTTATATATCAGAAGATTACTGGTTGGTCAATTGGCATGTCTTGTTGCAAACGAATTCTAGCATCTCATAGCATCAACATGTACAAATTTTCTTAGTAAAAGCTGATAGAAGAGGACAACATACCTAGCAAGAATCGGGTTGACTGTAAAACCTATGCCGTTGCTGTAAAAACAATGAGTTACGTGTTGCCAGGAAGCTAGTACCTTGCCTGTGTTTGTCTTCTCGAAGAAGCACCGGCTCCCCTATCCTTGGTCTCGATCTTGGAATGCCCCACTCAGAAAGTACGAAGAACGTTTCTTTGTGTTGGTAGCTGGCCTTGTCTGCTTGTTCATCTCCATCGTTTTCACTGTCACATTCTTGTTCAGGAGGGAATGACATATATTCCATAAAGATAACATGAGAGGATGTCTCTAGGAAATAGCTCCAAGCAAGAAAGTACAAGTAGAGCCAACATAGCACATGAGGCAGCAAAGTTATGTTCATTgtgtgattaatacagtagcaaagTAAAGGACGAATGAATATATCATACCTCGATGCATTTACTAATGGATGATTGGATGGAAGAAAATATATAGGGGAGACGGCATTTTCTATTTTGACATCCCGAAGTCCCAAGACTGAAACCTTATTCGTGTCACACAGATATAAGTTCTTAAGTATGTACGTTAAAGATATAAATAGTACCTCCATAGCAAACATATGTCTTTAATTATACAGGCGCAAACACAAGGGGCAGCAACATAGGTACAATATACAAAGCCTCTACTTGCACTGTGGTCTTCATCCACTTCCGCTCACAGACAGAAAATTAAACTGCTACTTCATCCTTCAAACAATTCACTAATTTTGGTTTTCCACTCCGACTCAAATTCCCTCGCATTTTGTTCTGCAGACTGTCTCTGACCTGCCAAGTGTCCATGGTACGCTCGACTAACAAACTCAAGGATCTTTACACGAAGCTCATCTCGAAGAGCTGGACTGGGTACCTTCAAGCAAATCTGGCTACTGCAAGCTTCATTGAAAGACGAAGCAAAACTCTGCAAGGGAGTCAGAGGCGGAGCCGTGTACCAGAAGTTGAGCAAGTTTATCCTTGCCTTTTTACTGGGAGACATGctttttgcaacctccaaggtggaCGTAACAGGTCCCCATGATGCAGATAGGTAACTCTTTATGTACCCCTTGATCAAGGATCGGCGTTTCTCAAACCACTTGGCTTTTACAGTCAGCTGTACATCTGATTGCTTGACTTCTTGAAGTATCAAATGTACGTTGTTCATCAAGAATATGAATTGGAGTCCTTTAGAAGCAGCACATTGCTTTGACTGTTTATCAATTACTGATTCTAGATCAGTAATGAGCCCAGATACTAGACCACTTGTCAAACTCATTCCCTCAACTTTCAACAGACTGTCAGTGTAATCATGAGATAGAATCGTATCAAGTGAACCTTTATGCTTCACTAGGAGCATGATGTATCTCATGAGGTACCCACATATCGGCAGGATATCTCCATCCTGCACTACTTTTGGTGAGTTGTATGTCTGAATTAAGCCTTTAAGTTCTTTAAGTATTCCCCTTACAGAGTCCTCCAGTTCTTGAAGAACATCTCTGATGGATTTTGTAGAGAAGACTTTCCTGAGAGTGGGGGCAGCATCTATGAGTGCTGTGTACATGTTCAATACACAGAATAGCTTCTCTGGTGACTTCCGCACCTCATGGTCAGATACAATTGAAGCAACAGTGAACAGACGCCTAATAGGTTTTTTCACTGCTTCTGAAAGGTCATCATGTGTAAATCCATTGCATGCACGATGATTCTGCATGAGGAGCTGCATCTGCAATGTCTTGAGAACACTGACAATATACTCCAACACTGCAGGCCAGCTCTTGATGGATTTCCAATGTTCCTCCCCTAAATGTTGGGGATCTACTCCAATGAGTGAGTCAAAGCCACCAATTAACTGGCACCCAGTGAAGATATCACAGTATTTGATGTTGAATGCCTGGTACAAGTCCCTTGAGtgctcagctaaaatttgctgcttTACTAGCTCCTTAAAAGTGTCAAATGACTTGAGACCAATTATAGCATTGAATCTACAATCATTGTATATATAGGTTGAATTCATCACTAGGGAAGGGTCATCAAGATGTTCCGTGTCAAAGGTGTCGGTGGTGCTTCGAGAGTTGAAGAAAGAAGAGGATTTCGTGGTGTTACTATTACTGCCTGAGAAGTGGCAACCTACCAAAGAAGGAATGCCATGTTTCCTGTCTGTGTGCTGATGCCTGTAAATAAACGAGAGTGTAAGAAAAATGCTGATGAACAGATCACAGAAGCTAGCAACATTGTCatgtcaacaacaacaacaaagcctttagtgccAAACAAGTTGGggcaggctagaggtgaaacccataagatctcgcgaccaacaaCATTGTCATGTCAGGGTAACAATAAATTTTATGTTTATTAATACAATCTTTTACTCTGGCAGGAAAAAAAGTACAGTCAATCATGTTCCCTTACAACCGAGAAATGGGGATATGCTGGAAAAAAAATGCCACGTGATAAAACAATGGACTTCAAATGAATGCTCGTGTCTCCTTTTATATCAAGAAAAGAACAATACCATTATGTGGTTGATTACTGGAACTGCACTTATTTTTTTTTCTATTAATAAGCAGAATATATGCCGGCAAGGTAATTTTTTTAAAGCTTGAAGTGGTACCAAAAGGGAAGGAGGTGAATTTGTTTTGTCGATTGTCATAGAGGCCTAACAGTTCAACTGTGTTCTAACCTCCCACCTGGCAGTAACATCTACGGATCTACCACGGTGTTTTGACCTGACTTGGTCTTCTGCATTGCATGTCAGGCCTTCACCAAAATGAGCAGGAGGGGCTTTGACACGACAACTATTTTGGTAGCTTGGttcatctggaaggactgtaacaaCAGGGTTTTCAACAATGAGCCCATGTTGGTAGAGCAGCTCATCGACAGAGACAAGGATGAATACAAAGCTCTGGTACATGGTGGGAGCAAAAGGTCTGTTGCGAGTTTTGGCTTAGCCTTGTACAGTTTTTATTTTATTTCAGTACAGCATTGTACAGTTTCTGTTTCTTTAGTCGTATCGTTCCTTTGGGTGCTTGGCCATTCTTGGTTTGTTCAGACTCGTTTACTATCTTAATGCATTGACATGCAGTTTCTCTGCATGGTCTAAAATATAACCTCCCAAAGAACATGCAAGGTTGATTAAGGATTTGTCCAGTACCTGCTCGCAACAAGAATTCCCTTATGAAGATACAGAATATTGCACAAGCAGTCGGCCTGTTTTTCCAAAGCATCTGCTGTCTTGCTCTGCCAGCCATGTTTTCTATATCAAAACCCAGAGGTCACATGAAATGCATTAGTAAGTTGCGGCGATATTTAATACTGCGCCAGGCTGCTACCGACACCCAGGAAACATATGTAAGTAGTAATATACCTTCTTTTAACGCCCATAACGAGTGTGGTAACCTTCTGGTCTTTGACTACCTCCCCAAGTCCAACGACCACATCATCTTTGTCAATTATGAGTATCTCTGCTTTGACCTAAAAGAAATGCACAATATCAGTGTCCTACTCCTTCCTTAAAAAATATGCATTGTATACAAAAGAACAGAGCTGCGGACTAATCATTTCAGTTTCAGCATTCACCTTATACATCTGCAAGCATTCCTCTAAGTTCTTCTCGATCATGTTTCTCTCACTTATCCTGTGCTCTCTAACATGATCTTCTGTCAACTTACTTGCTGGCACTGAAGCTCCCAATACGGCTGAAACAAACAGCTACAAAATGTTAAGAGGTGAAAAATATCTGTAAATTTTCTCCAAGCAGCATGACTACTTGTGATTCATTAGAATCAAGGGGTTACATAACATCAGACAAACTAGAAGCAGACAAAAAGAGAATTCTTACTTGGGGTACTTGGCCTGTGGATGTGGACAAGAACTAACAACATCTGTGGTGGGATGAAGTGCAAAGCCCATCGGAGAGCAAGCCAACACTGCTTAGCATCATCCCCCACTGCCAGGTGTACCTTCTCACTTGCAGGTCGAGGTACAGTTGCCAGATCCATGAGCTCAGATGTCCTTTATTTCCTTTAGTGCATTAATTAACAACATTCATGCACATGTTAGCTCCACCTGTACTTAGAATCCCCCAGATGGTCTGTGTTCTGTGGTTTATTGTCTGCGCAGATGCGCAATGCCTTCTGTTGATGGTAGATTATTGTTTTAAAGATGGAGTTAAGTTTCTCTTAGGTCACTAGGAAACAAAGAATAACTCCAAACCACAATGGCTTATCTGGACAGCATATTCTCATTTTGAAGGAATAATTCTATGGAGTGTAGGGCAAGTTTCTGTCAGCTTCAAGGAAATTTCCGAATCCGAATAGGACAATAAGGAGAGGTAAAACAAAAGTTCTGATGCTCAATGCATCATATCTGTCTAGTTCTGTACGTCGGGTACAATGATCATCCTTGTTAACACAGACAGAACGGCGTATTCACAAACACTTTTAGTTGCTACTAGCTCCATTCCAAAATGGATGATGCTTTAGGTGTGCAGTCAAACTTCTCTATCTTTGAAAAGTAATAATTAGTAACACAATTTTAGTTGGTTATGTTGAAATTGTACTCATTAGGTTTGTCGTGCATAGGTTTCATAATATTTCCCGACTCCTTTACACACCGTATTCATATAAAACTAACAGTAAAATTAGCACTGACCATGAAAAGCCAAAATGGCATCTAGTTTGGAACAGAAAAGGTACAATTAAGTACAAACTTGATTTATATGGCAACCAGATACCCCTAATTCTTTCCCACAAAACAAAAAGATACCCCTGATTCTTTCCCCGTGATTCCCCTATTTCACTCCCCAATGGAGTTGAATCACACCTTATGGTCCCGAAATGGACAAATATTTTGGCGAAGGATGCCCACATTACAAAAACGTCTCATGTCAAGTAAAGAATGGCAACTCCTACAATATGGCACACGATAATGAGGAAACAAGGATTTCAGTACAACTTGTAGTATGCCAGCAATTTATGTAGAACATACACATTATTTCAATTTCAAACATTTATATGAATGGTGTTGATGTTTACTATCGGAAACAACTACACAATTTACAGGGAGCGATAATCTATTTATCCTGTTGATATGGCAGCATTTACATTGCAGTAACTAGTTAGTGTCTCACAAAACCTGTGGTATGCTCTCTCTTGAAACACTTGCATTAACACTTGATCTTCACCTTTCTGGGATTATACCTTCCGAGAGTCATACATCTTAGAGATTAACTGAAATGCCAAAGCAAAGCAACTTCATGGGTAAGTGAAGTGACAGATGGAGACTCCATATGTTGGCAGGCAATGCATTCAAATTAGGTTTTTAAACTATGACCACAAGAGCTTCTACTCCATAAGTTCCAGCGGATTTAGCTTGCGGTACATAAGTAGGCCATGCCTTCGAATGATCAACCGCATTTGCATTGGCCAGTAGATAGTGGTTGCTTCTTCACAAAGCTTTGGAGTTCCCAAGAATCTCATCAAGACATTCCAATTCTATTTGTAGGTATGCTTTCAGGTGTACGTAGAGTGTTAGCTTCATGTATGAAATCCAGATATTGGCTCCATAACCACACACAAACCTAGCAGAGGTGAACAGAAGATGAACTGTGAGGAACACCATGGTCCAGAATCCAAATCCTAAAAATAAAAATTGATGATGGTGATAAACCATGAACCAAGGTATGAAATACTTAAGTAACATTTTAACCAATTGCATTGCCAAATGGAATTAAAAAAAAATGACAAATTCAAATTTCCCCCTCAATGCAGCTAGTATCATACTATTCTGCTACCAACGTAATGGAAGCTAGAGATGGGATGTAGTTGAATGAAAAATGGAACCAAGAGGGACTTCTGCAGAAGCAGTGACTTTTCTTAGTTTTTGGTCATCAAACTAACACAGCAGCTATCGAAGACCAAAGACAGGGATAAACTGGGGCATACTCTAATTGGTGCTACCTAGCTTTTGTTGAAGGCACAACACTGCGATGCCAGAAGTTACTAGCTCTTGTTATTGCCTGAGTCTTACCAGTTAAGTAATTTCATCAGCGACTTGCTGTCAATATGTACTAATCTGTTGCAAGACAATAAATCCTCACGGAGGTAAAACAACAATCCCACCAGCTAGTGGACCCTAATTACAAGCAAACTACCCCAAGACAGTAATCCTAGTCGACAACTAAATTAGTGCAAAATAAAAGAATAGAATAAGAAAGATGTGCACTAGACAGTAAAGATTCAAAGTAAACACAGGTTGATACGCTAGTGTGTGGAACACTAAATATATTTATTTTTTACAGTGGCCACCATTTAAAGCTCCTAACCATAAAGATATCAAGGGTTATCAGAGTGATCCTCAAGGACCTCTGATTGGTTAACTCTAGCATATAGAATAAATATGTTCATGACTAGTTTTAAAGACTAAAATCATAAAACACTGCAAAAAGATCAAGCAATACATCATTGTATTGTAAGAGAACATACCGTGCAACAACTAGCACAAGCCATACAATCAATATACTGTGATTTGGGAGATAAAGGCAATCTTCTCCCACTCTGGACCTTGCCTCTCAAGTAACCCTTCAGTCAACCTCGAGTCGCACTCAACCAAATGAAGGAATTCCAGGGATGGTGGGATACTGCTCGGCAATGACTGAAACCCTGGGCAGTGTGATATACTCAGTTTATTAAGAGATGTCATTCTCTCCATCTCAGAAGGTAGGGACACTGCTGTGACCATTGGACACCTCTCAATGATCAAACTTTTCAGGAAAATGGAGCTTTCCAAGGTAGCCAAGGAGGAAAGGTTCAGGCAATTCTCAAAGCACAAGTGTTGAAGTGTTGTAAAATACCTTGAACCAACTGGCAAGGCAAATGATTTGATATTCTTGCAGTCAATTATCTCTAAGGAAGCGAGAACAGTTAAGTGTTGCAAACACAAATTAAGATTTGCATCATCCATGTCGCACTGCCACAACCGTAGTTTTCTTAGTGATGTTAGGAACTTAAATTTTTCGGCAGCCACTGATCCCCAACAACCCCTAATGTTTAGAACCTCGGTAGCTTCAAGGTGTTGCTGATGTAATAAGAACCCTTCACTCAGAATACTCGTGGAAGAAATTTCCAACATGAATTTGCTTGATCTAGATGAACAATGAGGGGACAACTTGAGATGTGAAACTTTACTTCGTTCTACCGTCACTCTTTTTATTGTACAAGGAAGCAAGGGCACTTCATCCAACTTTGGACAGTTTGAAATCTTCAACTTTTGCAGGGAAGGGAGAAATGAGCTACCAGTTTCTCCTGTCCAGCGAACTAAATTCggcatgtcatcaaattcaagatcCTTTAGAGATTGAAATGCCATCAAGCCACCATAGAACGAAGGGCCAATTTCAGCAACAGAATTCATTTCCTTCAGGTGCAACACCCTCAGAGATGGAAGCTGCCCCAGAGGAGGAAGCCACTTCCACCTTCTGCAATTAGCTAGATACAGGCATTTCAGGTGGGACAACATTTTCAGCTGCAACCACCTCGGCGATGATGCCCCTTTGTACCTTGCAATGTGAAGTTCTTCCAGATTGGGATGAGGTTGTAAGCAGTTCAATACTTCAGCATCTATGTTGGGACCAAAATCTAAATTGGCAACACTCCATTCAAATTTTAAAATGTTCACATGTTGCTTATTCGCCAATTGAGCTTCACAAGCTTCCTCTTTGCATTGAACATTTTCCAGATTCTTGAtgctaagaagcccatgaagatccttCATATCCTTCAACTCTTCTAAGGTTCGACCCTTTTCCTTTTTAACATGGAACTCAACAGAACCTTGAAGGTTAACCAGACTACCAATACCTCTTATTGTTGAGATGTATTTTGATTCGATGCCAAGATATCGCAAGCTGGTCAACTGGTGCATACCCTCAGGAAATCCATCAAGCTGGCACTTCTTCGGAATATCAAGAGTCTGAAGATGCAGTAATCTGCTCACAGATTCAGGTATGGTCTTGATAGTATCAGGAAGTGCTATGTAGCGTAGATGAGTTAGTACGTCAATTGCTTCAGGTAACTTGGATATATCACATCCGGTAAAATCCAATGTGCGCACATTCTTTATCTCAGCGAGAAAACCATCTGGGATAGGACTCGGGGGCATCAAAGGATCTCTAAACACAATCAGTGTCCTTAATCTCTTCAGATTATATTGGTCTTTTATCTTTCCTAAACAGTTACTTGAAACTGACAAGTGTCTGATGGTTGGCAGTATGTTTTTGGACATGTCACCTTCGACCCTCCCACAATCACCATCAGAAACCATTTGTGCCAAGTCATGAATCAAGTCATGCATGAGATAGAGCCTTTTGTTTCCTTGCTTGACCATCTGAAAGAATGACCTTGACAAAAGTTGTTTGAAATACTCTTTACCACAATCCTCCATGCTTCTGCCATTTTCCATCTGAATGAAACCTTGTGATATCCACATCCTAACAAGCTTCTTAGGCTCAAACTTCCAATTCTTCGGAAATATACTGCAATATGCAAAGCAACACTGCAGGTGTGGTGGCAGATGGTAATAGCTAGACAAAAGTGTGGTGACAACGTCACTGTGAATATCTGTCTCCAAGATACTGTTCCAATACCTTGCCGTTCGATCACCATTAAGCATCCCGCCAATAACTTTAGCTGCAAGAGGGGATCCTCCTAGCTTCAAAGCAATCTTTCTCCCAATCTCCTCCAACTGCAGATATTCACAACTTTTCTCACAACCCAATGCGTGCTTCTTGAGCAACAACCAATGCTCTTCAGTACACAATCCAGCCAGCATCATTGGGATCcttacacctagcatgtcagccaCCATCTTCATGCGTGTAGTCACAACTATTCTGCTATCTTG contains:
- the LOC119282001 gene encoding exocyst complex component EXO70A1-like, which translates into the protein MIEKNLEECLQMYKVKAEILIIDKDDVVVGLGEVVKDQKVTTLVMGVKRRKHGWQSKTADALEKQADCLCNILYLHKGILVASRHQHTDRKHGIPSLVGCHFSGSNSNTTKSSSFFNSRSTTDTFDTEHLDDPSLVMNSTYIYNDCRFNAIIGLKSFDTFKELVKQQILAEHSRDLYQAFNIKYCDIFTGCQLIGGFDSLIGVDPQHLGEEHWKSIKSWPAVLEYIVSVLKTLQMQLLMQNHRACNGFTHDDLSEAVKKPIRRLFTVASIVSDHEVRKSPEKLFCVLNMYTALIDAAPTLRKVFSTKSIRDVLQELEDSVRGILKELKGLIQTYNSPKVVQDGDILPICGYLMRYIMLLVKHKGSLDTILSHDYTDSLLKVEGMSLTSGLVSGLITDLESVIDKQSKQCAASKGLQFIFLMNNVHLILQEVKQSDVQLTVKAKWFEKRRSLIKGYIKSYLSASWGPVTSTLEVAKSMSPSKKARINLLNFWYTAPPLTPLQSFASSFNEACSSQICLKVPSPALRDELRVKILEFVSRAYHGHLAGQRQSAEQNAREFESEWKTKISELFEG
- the LOC119278185 gene encoding disease resistance protein RGA2-like, giving the protein MVPSTATAAAGAAAGWLVSPLLQCLGDRARSFADDLARYLPGGSGDAPADLARLSGELLRLQMNAADVERARRRPSDPALVAWLHRLRDAAHDADDLLDDIHYGRLADSLAAPRHKLRRILDFSLSLCRRLFRSDEPLSRLPSVLENLVAASAAYAEIAHLVKLDAAASPRLGYEPAVNFSSAVPVDDTLFGRGRELAELMERLVGCSDPGPAQLGNQGVPVVAIVGDGGIGKTTLAQMAFNHVNIQVHFDLQMWVRVSSCMNLMQLTREILQAATKGKESKDYPGLVNFDSLQGLLRSAVEGKRFLLILDDVWDDSGRKIWQNVDQWKELLSPLKNGQQDSRIVVTTRMKMVADMLGVRIPMMLAGLCTEEHWLLLKKHALGCEKSCEYLQLEEIGRKIALKLGGSPLAAKVIGGMLNGDRTARYWNSILETDIHSDVVTTLLSSYYHLPPHLQCCFAYCSIFPKNWKFEPKKLVRMWISQGFIQMENGRSMEDCGKEYFKQLLSRSFFQMVKQGNKRLYLMHDLIHDLAQMVSDGDCGRVEGDMSKNILPTIRHLSVSSNCLGKIKDQYNLKRLRTLIVFRDPLMPPSPIPDGFLAEIKNVRTLDFTGCDISKLPEAIDVLTHLRYIALPDTIKTIPESVSRLLHLQTLDIPKKCQLDGFPEGMHQLTSLRYLGIESKYISTIRGIGSLVNLQGSVEFHVKKEKGRTLEELKDMKDLHGLLSIKNLENVQCKEEACEAQLANKQHVNILKFEWSVANLDFGPNIDAEVLNCLQPHPNLEELHIARYKGASSPRWLQLKMLSHLKCLYLANCRRWKWLPPLGQLPSLRVLHLKEMNSVAEIGPSFYGGLMAFQSLKDLEFDDMPNLVRWTGETGSSFLPSLQKLKISNCPKLDEVPLLPCTIKRVTVERSKVSHLKLSPHCSSRSSKFMLEISSTSILSEGFLLHQQHLEATEVLNIRGCWGSVAAEKFKFLTSLRKLRLWQCDMDDANLNLCLQHLTVLASLEIIDCKNIKSFALPVGSRYFTTLQHLCFENCLNLSSLATLESSIFLKSLIIERCPMVTAVSLPSEMERMTSLNKLSISHCPGFQSLPSSIPPSLEFLHLVECDSRLTEGLLERQGPEWEKIAFISQITVY